One window of the Dongia rigui genome contains the following:
- a CDS encoding acyl-CoA dehydrogenase — MSAYEAPLKEILFTLEEIAGLPEIATLPGYEEAAPETVAAIFEAAGVFAGEILAPINKNGDKGCVFKDGQVTTPAGYRDAYQRFVADGWNAVGFDPAYGGQGMPWAIVTALQEIWNGGSVAFAACPMLTQAAVEALYHHGTEAQKQKYLPKLVSGEWTGTMNLTEPQAGTDLGAIRTRAEDDGKGGYLLKGQKIFITHGEHDFVPNIIHMVLARHPGGPAGHKGLSLYVAPKFLVNDDGTLGARNDVTCVSIEHKLGLHGSPTCVMAYGEKGGAQAELVGEALQGLPHMFTMMNNARLTVGVQGIGIAERATQHAAAYARARVQSAVVGAPAGSSLPILYHADVRRNLATMRALTQGSRALALFTAGALDRAKNHPDKQIAAQNQALVDLMIPIVKAWSTDNGIRTSSLGVQVHGGAGFIEETGAAQHYRDARIFAIYEGTNGIQAIDLVGRKIQRDDGRTMRGLIDHMTVDLAGFGVQGDDLPALHDRLMPAVQRLGSGTDYILMAGKKDPNLGLAVAQPYLNLCGTIIAGWLLAKEALAAAKRLAAGDGDAAFLKGRIAMARFYADNILAESAGHLAQIHGGAESLLRIDPESL; from the coding sequence ATGAGTGCCTATGAAGCGCCGCTGAAGGAAATCCTGTTCACGCTGGAAGAGATCGCGGGTCTCCCTGAGATCGCGACACTGCCGGGTTATGAGGAAGCAGCGCCCGAAACCGTGGCGGCGATTTTTGAGGCGGCTGGCGTCTTTGCCGGCGAGATTTTGGCGCCCATCAACAAAAACGGCGACAAGGGCTGCGTCTTCAAGGACGGCCAAGTCACGACACCCGCCGGCTATCGCGACGCCTATCAGCGTTTCGTCGCCGATGGCTGGAACGCGGTCGGCTTCGACCCGGCCTATGGCGGCCAAGGCATGCCCTGGGCCATCGTCACGGCACTGCAGGAGATCTGGAACGGCGGCAGTGTTGCCTTTGCCGCCTGCCCGATGCTGACCCAAGCCGCGGTCGAGGCGCTCTATCACCACGGCACCGAGGCGCAGAAGCAGAAATATCTGCCCAAACTGGTGAGCGGCGAGTGGACCGGCACGATGAATTTGACCGAGCCGCAGGCCGGTACCGATCTTGGCGCTATTCGCACGCGCGCGGAAGACGACGGCAAGGGCGGGTATCTGCTCAAAGGCCAGAAGATCTTCATCACCCATGGCGAGCATGATTTCGTGCCCAACATCATCCACATGGTGCTGGCGCGCCATCCGGGTGGGCCGGCCGGGCATAAGGGCCTGTCGCTCTATGTGGCGCCGAAGTTCCTGGTGAATGATGACGGAACGCTTGGCGCACGCAACGACGTGACATGCGTGTCCATCGAACACAAATTGGGCCTGCATGGATCGCCCACCTGCGTCATGGCCTATGGCGAGAAGGGCGGCGCGCAGGCCGAACTCGTCGGCGAAGCGTTGCAGGGCCTGCCGCATATGTTCACCATGATGAACAACGCGCGCCTTACCGTCGGCGTGCAGGGCATCGGCATCGCCGAGCGCGCGACGCAACATGCCGCGGCCTATGCGCGGGCGCGCGTGCAATCCGCCGTGGTCGGCGCACCGGCGGGAAGCAGTCTTCCTATCCTGTATCATGCCGACGTGCGGCGGAACCTCGCCACCATGCGGGCGCTGACGCAAGGGTCGCGGGCGCTGGCGCTGTTCACCGCAGGCGCCCTCGACCGCGCCAAGAACCATCCCGACAAGCAGATCGCCGCGCAGAACCAGGCGCTGGTCGATCTCATGATCCCGATCGTCAAGGCGTGGAGCACCGACAACGGCATCCGCACCTCGTCGCTCGGCGTCCAGGTTCATGGCGGCGCCGGCTTCATCGAGGAGACGGGGGCGGCACAGCATTATCGCGACGCCCGCATCTTTGCGATCTATGAAGGGACCAACGGCATCCAGGCGATCGACTTGGTCGGGCGCAAGATCCAGCGTGACGACGGCCGCACGATGCGGGGGCTGATCGACCACATGACTGTCGATCTTGCAGGGTTCGGTGTCCAGGGCGACGACTTGCCGGCGCTCCATGACCGGCTGATGCCGGCCGTCCAGCGCTTAGGTTCCGGTACCGATTACATCCTGATGGCAGGGAAGAAAGACCCCAATCTGGGCCTGGCCGTGGCGCAGCCTTATCTTAATCTCTGCGGCACAATCATTGCCGGCTGGCTGCTGGCCAAAGAAGCCCTTGCCGCTGCCAAGCGCCTTGCCGCCGGCGATGGCGACGCCGCCTTCCTCAAAGGGCGGATCGCGATGGCCCGCTTTTATGCCGATAACATCCTGGCCGAAAGCGCCGGACATCTGGCGCAAATCCATGGTGGTGCCGAGAGCCTGCTGCGGATCGACCCGGAGAGTTTGTGA
- a CDS encoding ABC transporter ATP-binding protein translates to MAFLELKEVRKSFAQNVVVQHFDLAIERGEFVSFLGPSGCGKTTTLRMVAGFELPSSGSITIEGKDITHLRPNQRNVGMVFQSYALFPNMTVAQNVAFGLKVAKWQAADIGPRVDEMLNIIKLPHLAERYPYQLSGGQQQRVALARAIAVKPQVLLLDEPLSALDAKIRVSLREEIRSLQRKLGITTIYVTHDQEEALSMSDRVVVMNEGRVDQVGVPFDIYNHPTTRFVANFVGTLSVLNGKVVDAGTVDIAGQRVSVGRGLGSAAAGADCAIALRPEVATLEGFGGQGATMNTADLATRNRLTGAIEDVAFLGSVVRIKVRIGTDLLSLDTFNNPGVTPPERGTAAVVTFSPADVLVLGK, encoded by the coding sequence ATGGCGTTTCTTGAACTGAAGGAAGTTCGCAAATCCTTCGCCCAGAACGTGGTCGTGCAGCATTTCGACCTTGCCATCGAGCGGGGCGAATTCGTCTCGTTCCTTGGGCCGTCCGGCTGCGGCAAGACCACGACATTGCGCATGGTCGCCGGGTTTGAATTGCCGAGTTCGGGTTCGATCACGATCGAAGGCAAGGACATCACGCATCTCAGACCCAACCAGCGCAATGTCGGCATGGTGTTCCAATCCTATGCCCTCTTCCCCAACATGACGGTGGCGCAGAACGTTGCCTTCGGCCTCAAGGTCGCGAAGTGGCAGGCGGCCGATATCGGACCGCGCGTCGACGAGATGCTGAACATCATCAAGCTGCCGCATCTTGCCGAACGCTATCCCTATCAGCTTTCCGGCGGCCAGCAGCAGCGCGTCGCCTTGGCACGCGCCATTGCGGTGAAGCCGCAGGTGCTGTTGCTCGACGAGCCTTTGTCGGCACTCGATGCCAAGATCCGCGTCTCGCTGCGCGAGGAAATTCGCTCGCTGCAGCGGAAACTGGGCATCACCACCATCTATGTGACCCATGACCAGGAAGAAGCGCTTTCCATGTCGGACCGGGTCGTGGTCATGAATGAGGGCCGGGTCGACCAGGTCGGCGTGCCGTTCGATATCTATAATCATCCCACGACCCGCTTCGTCGCCAATTTCGTCGGCACTTTGAGCGTGCTTAATGGCAAGGTCGTCGATGCCGGCACGGTCGACATCGCTGGCCAGCGCGTGAGTGTCGGCCGCGGCCTTGGCAGTGCCGCCGCAGGGGCCGACTGCGCCATCGCCCTTCGGCCCGAAGTGGCGACGCTGGAAGGCTTCGGCGGCCAGGGTGCCACAATGAACACCGCGGACCTAGCGACGCGCAACCGTCTCACTGGTGCGATCGAGGACGTGGCCTTTCTGGGGTCCGTCGTCCGCATCAAGGTGCGTATCGGCACCGATCTCCTCTCGCTCGACACCTTCAACAATCCAGGCGTGACACCCCCCGAACGCGGTACCGCCGCTGTCGTGACCTTCTCGCCGGCCGACGTGCTGGTGTTGGGGAAATAA
- a CDS encoding ABC transporter permease — translation MKQSRLGSWIALVIGTLYFVVPLIGTFEFSLRMRRGEYSFDAYRSVFADTAFQDSFLYSCGMALATIVIGVLIVVPTAYWVQLRLRKLRPVIEFITLLPLVIPAIVIVFGYLRLYNSSSILPLTAQVWSTDLLLALSYVTLALPYMYRAVDTGLRAIDVRTLTEAAENLGAGWTTILFKVILPNVRSAILSGAFLTFAIVIGEFTMASLLNRPAFGPYLQLVGANRAYEPSALAVMAFVLTWACMGLINVFGRAKQTKHAG, via the coding sequence ATGAAACAATCCCGTCTCGGTTCCTGGATCGCCCTTGTCATCGGCACGCTCTATTTCGTGGTGCCGTTGATCGGCACCTTTGAGTTCAGCTTGCGCATGCGTCGCGGCGAATACAGCTTTGACGCCTATCGCTCGGTCTTTGCCGATACGGCCTTCCAGGATTCCTTCCTCTATTCCTGCGGTATGGCCCTGGCCACAATCGTCATTGGCGTCCTCATCGTCGTACCGACGGCCTATTGGGTGCAGCTGCGCCTGCGCAAGCTGCGCCCGGTGATCGAATTCATCACCCTGCTGCCGCTGGTCATCCCGGCCATCGTCATCGTCTTCGGTTATCTTCGGCTCTACAACAGCTCGTCCATCCTTCCCTTGACGGCGCAGGTGTGGTCGACCGATCTGCTGCTGGCACTCTCCTATGTGACACTGGCGCTCCCTTACATGTACCGCGCCGTCGATACGGGTCTGCGGGCCATTGATGTGCGCACGCTGACCGAGGCTGCCGAAAATCTTGGTGCCGGCTGGACGACGATCCTCTTCAAGGTGATCCTGCCGAATGTGCGCAGCGCCATCCTATCCGGCGCGTTCCTCACCTTTGCCATCGTCATCGGCGAATTCACCATGGCGAGCCTGCTCAATCGGCCGGCTTTCGGTCCCTATCTGCAGCTTGTCGGCGCCAACCGCGCCTATGAACCATCGGCCCTGGCGGTCATGGCCTTCGTGCTCACCTGGGCATGCATGGGCCTGATCAATGTCTTCGGCCGCGCGAAACAGACCAAGCATGCGGGCTGA
- a CDS encoding ABC transporter permease: MSQQNSNPPAPAGVARLQFMQAAWAWVGVAPFLVFALMFLILPTLYLIIGGFQDPDGNFTLQNIFDLFQPSIMSAYWISIKVSGASAIVGALIGFGLAYAVVLGGLPGWIRPTLMTFSGVASNFAGLPLAFAFLATLGRTGLVTVILVKFFGFNIYATGFNLLSFWGLTLTYLYFQIPLMVLILTPALDGLKREWREASEILGASVFQYWVHVAFPILWPSILGCTLLLFANAFGAIATAYALTGSSLNIITILLYAQIRGDVLHNPNLGYALALGMIFITGCTNGAYIWLRGRSERWLR, encoded by the coding sequence ATGTCGCAGCAGAACAGCAATCCGCCCGCGCCGGCCGGCGTCGCGCGCCTTCAATTCATGCAGGCCGCCTGGGCCTGGGTGGGGGTCGCCCCCTTCCTGGTCTTCGCCCTCATGTTCCTCATTCTGCCGACGCTCTATCTCATCATCGGCGGTTTCCAGGATCCGGACGGCAATTTCACGCTGCAGAATATCTTCGATCTGTTCCAGCCCTCGATCATGAGTGCCTATTGGATCAGCATCAAGGTGAGCGGCGCTTCTGCCATCGTCGGCGCGCTCATCGGTTTCGGTCTTGCCTATGCCGTTGTTCTCGGTGGCCTGCCCGGCTGGATCCGCCCGACATTGATGACCTTTTCAGGTGTTGCCTCCAATTTCGCCGGCCTGCCGCTTGCTTTCGCCTTTCTCGCAACCTTGGGGCGCACCGGCCTGGTGACCGTGATTCTGGTGAAATTCTTCGGCTTCAACATCTATGCGACCGGCTTCAACCTGCTCTCCTTCTGGGGCCTGACGCTCACCTATCTCTATTTCCAGATTCCGCTGATGGTCCTCATCCTGACGCCGGCCCTGGACGGGCTGAAGCGCGAATGGCGCGAAGCGTCGGAGATCCTGGGCGCCAGCGTCTTCCAATACTGGGTGCATGTCGCCTTCCCGATCCTGTGGCCCAGCATCCTGGGCTGCACTTTGCTGCTGTTCGCCAACGCCTTTGGTGCCATCGCCACGGCCTATGCGCTGACCGGCAGCTCGCTCAACATCATCACCATCCTGCTCTATGCGCAGATCCGCGGTGACGTGCTGCACAACCCCAATCTCGGCTATGCCCTGGCGCTTGGCATGATCTTCATCACCGGCTGCACCAACGGCGCCTATATCTGGCTGCGCGGTCGCAGCGAAAGATGGTTGCGATGA
- a CDS encoding ABC transporter substrate-binding protein, translating into MKFVTRSVALSLATLMSTTALMTSFAAADSMEDLVKAAKAEGELTTIALPHDWCGYGDLIEGFKAKYGLKVNELNPDAGSGDEIEAIKANKDNKGPQAPDVIDVGLAFGPSSKAEGLIQPYKVATWDSIPESAKDADGYWYGDYYGVLSFEVNTDIVKNVPKDWADLQKPEYANSVALAGDPRASNAAIIGVHGAGMSTGAKAGAEAGEAGLKFFADLNKAGNFVPVIGKAASLAQGSTPIIIRWDYLALADRDTLKGNPPVEVVVPTSTVLAGVYVQAISAYAPHPNAAKLWMEYLYSDEGQLGWLKGYCHPIRFNDLVANGKVPQEMLDKLPPADAYAKAYFPTLEEQGAAKEVITKKWDEVVGANVQ; encoded by the coding sequence ATGAAATTCGTTACGCGCTCCGTTGCGCTCTCGCTCGCGACGTTGATGTCGACGACCGCGCTGATGACCAGCTTCGCCGCTGCCGATTCGATGGAAGACCTAGTGAAGGCCGCCAAGGCCGAAGGCGAACTCACCACGATCGCGCTGCCGCATGACTGGTGCGGCTATGGCGACCTCATCGAAGGCTTCAAGGCGAAGTACGGCCTCAAAGTCAACGAGCTCAACCCGGATGCGGGTTCGGGCGACGAGATCGAAGCCATCAAGGCGAACAAGGACAACAAGGGCCCGCAGGCGCCGGACGTGATCGACGTCGGTCTTGCCTTTGGTCCGTCTTCGAAGGCCGAGGGCCTCATTCAGCCGTACAAGGTCGCGACCTGGGATTCGATCCCGGAGAGTGCCAAGGATGCGGACGGCTATTGGTATGGCGATTACTACGGTGTGCTCTCCTTCGAAGTGAACACCGATATCGTCAAGAACGTGCCCAAGGATTGGGCCGATCTGCAGAAGCCGGAATACGCCAACTCCGTGGCGCTTGCCGGTGACCCGCGCGCCTCGAACGCCGCCATCATCGGCGTCCACGGTGCCGGCATGTCCACCGGCGCCAAGGCTGGCGCCGAAGCCGGCGAAGCTGGCCTGAAGTTCTTTGCCGACCTCAACAAGGCCGGCAATTTCGTGCCGGTGATCGGCAAGGCCGCGAGCCTCGCGCAGGGGTCGACCCCGATCATCATCCGCTGGGATTACCTGGCGCTGGCCGATCGCGACACCTTGAAGGGCAACCCGCCGGTGGAAGTCGTCGTGCCGACCAGCACCGTTCTGGCGGGCGTTTACGTGCAGGCGATCAGCGCCTATGCACCGCACCCGAATGCCGCCAAGCTGTGGATGGAATACCTTTATTCCGACGAAGGTCAGCTCGGCTGGCTGAAGGGCTACTGCCACCCGATCCGCTTCAACGATCTGGTGGCCAATGGCAAGGTGCCGCAGGAAATGCTCGACAAGCTGCCGCCGGCTGATGCCTACGCGAAGGCCTATTTCCCGACGCTCGAGGAGCAGGGTGCGGCCAAGGAAGTGATCACCAAGAAGTGGGACGAGGTGGTCGGCGCCAACGTGCAGTAA
- a CDS encoding ABC transporter substrate-binding protein, with product MTSMKRLAALGLATLTTTTALSTGFAGAAPLDELVKAAQAEGELTTIALPHDWCGYGELIENFKAKYGLKVNELNPDGGSGDEIEAIKSNKDNKGPQAPDVIDVGLGFGPSSKAEGLVQPYKVATWATIPDSAKDAEGYWYGDYYGVLSFEVNTDIVKDVPTDFADLLKPEYANMVALSGDPRTGNEGIMSIYAAGLSTGAKPGHDAGKAGLDFFAKLNKSGNFVPVGGKANSLAQGTTPIILRWDYLALADRDTLKGNPPVEVVVPESTVLAGVYVQAISAYAPHPNAAKLWMEYLYSDEGQLGWLKGYCHPIRFNDLVKNGKVPQEMLDKLPPAAAYEKASFPTLDEQHGAKEYITTNWDKVVGAEVK from the coding sequence ATGACATCCATGAAACGCCTGGCAGCCCTTGGCCTTGCCACGCTGACGACGACGACAGCACTTTCGACCGGCTTTGCCGGGGCGGCACCCCTTGATGAACTGGTAAAGGCGGCGCAGGCCGAAGGCGAGCTGACCACCATCGCTTTGCCGCATGACTGGTGCGGCTATGGCGAGCTCATTGAGAACTTCAAAGCCAAATACGGCCTGAAGGTCAACGAGCTCAACCCCGATGGCGGCTCGGGCGACGAGATCGAGGCGATCAAGTCCAACAAGGACAACAAGGGTCCGCAGGCGCCGGATGTCATCGATGTCGGATTGGGCTTCGGCCCGTCGTCCAAGGCCGAGGGCCTGGTGCAGCCTTACAAGGTCGCAACCTGGGCAACGATCCCCGACAGCGCAAAGGATGCCGAGGGCTATTGGTATGGCGACTATTACGGCGTGCTCTCCTTCGAGGTGAACACCGACATCGTCAAGGATGTGCCGACGGATTTTGCCGATCTCTTGAAGCCTGAATACGCCAACATGGTCGCCCTCTCCGGCGATCCGCGCACCGGCAATGAAGGCATCATGTCGATCTATGCGGCGGGTCTGTCGACCGGCGCCAAGCCCGGCCACGATGCCGGCAAGGCGGGGCTCGATTTCTTCGCCAAGCTCAACAAGTCGGGTAACTTCGTGCCGGTGGGCGGCAAGGCCAACAGCCTGGCGCAAGGAACGACGCCGATCATCCTGCGCTGGGACTATCTGGCGCTCGCCGATCGCGACACGCTGAAGGGCAACCCGCCGGTCGAGGTCGTCGTGCCGGAGAGCACCGTGCTGGCTGGCGTCTACGTCCAGGCGATCAGCGCCTACGCGCCGCATCCCAATGCCGCGAAGCTGTGGATGGAGTATCTCTATTCCGACGAGGGTCAGCTCGGCTGGCTGAAGGGCTACTGCCACCCGATCCGCTTCAACGATCTGGTGAAGAACGGCAAGGTGCCGCAGGAGATGCTCGACAAGCTGCCGCCGGCCGCCGCCTATGAGAAGGCAAGCTTCCCGACGCTCGACGAACAGCACGGCGCCAAGGAATACATCACCACGAACTGGGACAAGGTGGTCGGCGCCGAGGTGAAGTAA
- a CDS encoding alkaline phosphatase family protein encodes MTALRKILFISADQWRAECLSALGHPTVKTPHLDALAADSVLFKRHFTVTAPCGPARASLHTGLYLMNHRSGRNGTPLDARHTNVALEARKIGLDPTLLGYTDTSADPRGRHPNDPALKTYEGPLPGYKPTMIFQEYMAQWMADLKAKGYDFEGRHDVYKPKPGFEKPADRGHRFIPTFFKNEDSDTTFMANRILNWLDDRKQEEWFLHCVFLRPHPPVITPEPYNAIYDPTDVPFPNRKATPEEEAEQHPHLKAMIGKLSKPNSYDEHNPNNLVTMSDLELRQMRACYYGMMNEVDDAVGRIIAHLKATGEYDHTLIIFTCDHGEMGGDHYTWGKETYFDQSFAIPLMIRDPRHLADATRGSIVDAFTESVDIMPTILDWLGAEIPAQADGRSLMGFLTGAPPASWRQEAHMEIDFRSGPYGGIDAERAFGIDSHECQMAIIRGKRWKYVHFAALPPLLFDLENDPAEMNDLSKDPGHAGIMLEMAQKMLSWRLRHQEHVLTDLHNSPNGVEDWGKRRRG; translated from the coding sequence ATGACCGCCTTGCGCAAGATCCTTTTCATCTCGGCCGATCAATGGCGTGCCGAATGCCTGTCCGCCCTGGGCCATCCCACGGTGAAGACGCCGCATCTCGATGCGCTGGCGGCGGATTCGGTGCTGTTCAAGCGCCACTTCACGGTGACGGCGCCCTGCGGGCCGGCGCGGGCCAGCCTCCATACGGGGCTCTATCTGATGAACCACCGCTCGGGTCGCAACGGCACGCCGTTGGATGCGCGGCACACCAATGTGGCGCTGGAGGCCCGCAAGATCGGCCTCGACCCGACGCTGCTTGGCTATACCGATACCAGCGCCGATCCGCGCGGACGCCATCCCAACGACCCGGCCTTGAAGACCTATGAAGGGCCGCTGCCCGGCTATAAGCCGACCATGATCTTCCAGGAATACATGGCGCAGTGGATGGCCGACCTCAAAGCCAAGGGCTATGACTTCGAAGGCCGCCACGACGTCTATAAGCCCAAGCCAGGTTTCGAGAAGCCCGCGGATCGCGGCCACCGCTTCATTCCGACCTTCTTCAAGAATGAGGACAGCGACACGACCTTCATGGCCAATCGCATCCTCAACTGGCTGGACGATCGCAAACAGGAAGAATGGTTCCTGCACTGCGTATTCCTGCGCCCGCATCCGCCGGTCATCACGCCGGAACCCTATAATGCGATATATGACCCGACGGACGTGCCCTTCCCCAACCGCAAGGCAACGCCGGAGGAAGAAGCTGAGCAGCACCCGCATTTGAAGGCCATGATTGGGAAGCTCTCGAAACCCAATTCCTATGACGAGCACAACCCCAACAACCTCGTCACCATGTCCGACCTGGAACTCCGGCAGATGCGGGCCTGCTATTACGGCATGATGAACGAGGTCGACGATGCGGTCGGCCGCATCATCGCCCACCTCAAGGCCACCGGCGAATATGACCACACGCTCATCATCTTCACCTGCGATCATGGCGAGATGGGTGGCGACCATTACACCTGGGGCAAGGAAACCTATTTCGACCAGAGCTTCGCCATTCCGCTGATGATCCGCGACCCGCGGCATCTCGCCGATGCGACGCGCGGTTCGATCGTCGATGCCTTCACGGAATCAGTCGACATCATGCCGACCATCCTCGACTGGCTGGGTGCCGAGATTCCGGCCCAGGCTGACGGCCGCTCGCTCATGGGCTTCCTCACCGGCGCCCCGCCCGCCAGTTGGCGCCAGGAAGCGCATATGGAAATCGATTTCCGCTCCGGCCCCTATGGCGGCATCGATGCCGAACGCGCCTTCGGCATCGACAGCCACGAATGCCAGATGGCCATCATCCGCGGCAAGCGCTGGAAGTATGTGCATTTTGCGGCGCTGCCGCCGCTGCTGTTCGACCTTGAGAACGATCCGGCCGAGATGAACGATCTCTCCAAGGATCCGGGCCATGCCGGCATCATGCTGGAAATGGCGCAGAAGATGCTCTCCTGGCGCCTGCGCCATCAGGAACATGTCCTGACCGACCTCCACAACAGCCCGAACGGCGTGGAGGATTGGGGCAAAAGGCGGCGGGGGTAG
- a CDS encoding N,N-dimethylformamidase beta subunit family domain-containing protein, with amino-acid sequence MNERILGYTDRLSAVPGDVVEFKISAPLQGKFKARLVRLICGDDSPEGPGLKLEKIDSAIDGAYPARQQPILAGSYVWVTARQPFDLPNFTVQAMVWPTLPGNGKPQAILGNYDAATGSGYALFIDENGCLAFRAGKNAPVSTGVKLLSRHWYEVYAVFDAGTGRVTLGHNMMLSYHGIPASVSETFTLADPVGEGGRFLIAAWNDDKFATAHYNGKIDGPRVSARALKAAEIERLRDLPLDVELAQHVVAAWDFSRGISTVKVSDVSGNRHHGRTINLPTRAMTGWNWDSSDFDFRSKPEHYGAIHFHDDDLYDCGWRTDFSFEVPEGLKSGIYCAQIWQKDAQGNKTEDFVPFFVRPPRGTATAPLALLIPTASYLAYANHQMISSWWFEELSSCKFATMSEVDRYLEEHESFGLSVYDEHTDGSGVCYSSHLRPILNMRPKTDLWQFNADTHLTDWLEKLRLPYDVITDDDLHAEGVECLRPYRCVMTGTHPEYYTKQMLDALQTYTNGGGRLMYMGANGFYWRIAYHAGLPGVIEHRRAEDGMRAWFSEAGENFMSFTGEMSGLWARNGRPPNMLVGNAFAAQGFVNAVPYHRTEASRDPRAAFMFEGIGDEPIGDFGTVGGGAAGWEVDRADTRLGTPPHALIVAAATDFPDSYHWVNEEMNHTHSAVNGDTNPRVRCDMMFFETPNGGAVFSTGSISYGGSLAHSDYKNNVSRLTENVVKRFVDPTPF; translated from the coding sequence ATGAACGAACGTATTCTCGGCTATACCGACCGCCTGAGCGCCGTGCCCGGCGACGTGGTCGAATTCAAGATCAGCGCGCCGCTGCAGGGCAAGTTCAAGGCCCGCCTGGTGCGCCTCATCTGCGGCGATGATTCACCCGAAGGCCCGGGCCTCAAGCTCGAAAAGATCGACAGTGCCATCGACGGGGCCTACCCGGCGCGTCAGCAGCCGATCCTGGCCGGTTCCTATGTCTGGGTGACGGCGCGCCAGCCTTTCGACCTCCCAAATTTCACGGTCCAGGCCATGGTCTGGCCGACGCTCCCCGGCAATGGCAAGCCGCAGGCGATCCTCGGCAATTACGATGCCGCGACCGGGTCTGGCTATGCGCTTTTCATCGATGAAAACGGCTGCCTCGCCTTTCGCGCCGGCAAGAATGCGCCGGTTTCGACGGGTGTGAAGCTTCTCTCGCGGCACTGGTATGAAGTCTACGCCGTCTTCGATGCGGGCACCGGTCGCGTGACACTGGGCCACAACATGATGCTCAGCTATCACGGCATTCCCGCCAGCGTCAGCGAGACATTCACCCTCGCCGATCCGGTGGGTGAAGGCGGGCGCTTCCTGATTGCCGCCTGGAATGACGACAAGTTTGCAACCGCTCACTACAACGGCAAGATTGACGGCCCGCGTGTCTCGGCGCGGGCATTGAAGGCTGCCGAGATCGAGCGCTTGCGCGATCTGCCGCTGGATGTGGAACTGGCCCAGCATGTGGTGGCGGCGTGGGATTTTTCCCGCGGCATTTCCACGGTGAAAGTGTCGGACGTTTCAGGCAACCGCCATCACGGCCGCACGATCAATCTGCCGACCCGTGCCATGACCGGCTGGAACTGGGATTCCTCGGATTTCGACTTCCGCTCCAAGCCCGAGCATTACGGCGCCATCCATTTCCACGATGACGACCTTTATGATTGCGGCTGGCGCACCGACTTTTCCTTCGAAGTTCCGGAAGGTCTGAAATCCGGCATCTATTGCGCCCAGATCTGGCAGAAGGATGCGCAAGGCAACAAAACCGAGGATTTCGTCCCCTTCTTCGTGCGCCCGCCACGCGGCACGGCGACGGCACCCTTGGCGCTGCTGATCCCCACCGCCAGCTATCTTGCCTATGCCAATCACCAGATGATTTCATCCTGGTGGTTCGAGGAGCTGTCATCCTGCAAATTCGCCACGATGAGCGAGGTCGATCGCTACCTCGAGGAGCATGAGAGCTTCGGCCTCTCGGTCTATGACGAACACACCGATGGCAGCGGCGTATGTTATTCATCGCATCTGCGGCCCATCCTCAACATGCGACCGAAGACCGATCTGTGGCAGTTCAATGCCGACACGCATCTCACCGACTGGCTGGAGAAGTTGCGGCTGCCTTATGACGTCATCACCGATGACGATCTGCATGCCGAGGGCGTGGAATGCCTCCGACCCTATCGCTGCGTCATGACCGGCACGCATCCCGAATATTACACCAAGCAGATGCTGGACGCGCTGCAGACCTATACCAATGGCGGCGGGCGTCTCATGTATATGGGCGCCAACGGCTTCTACTGGCGCATCGCCTATCATGCCGGCCTGCCCGGCGTCATCGAGCATCGCCGCGCCGAAGATGGCATGCGCGCCTGGTTCTCGGAGGCGGGCGAGAATTTCATGAGCTTCACCGGCGAGATGTCGGGCCTGTGGGCACGCAACGGCCGCCCGCCCAACATGCTGGTCGGCAATGCCTTCGCGGCACAGGGCTTCGTCAATGCGGTCCCCTATCATCGCACCGAGGCCAGCCGTGACCCACGCGCGGCCTTCATGTTCGAAGGCATCGGCGACGAGCCGATCGGCGATTTCGGCACGGTCGGTGGTGGTGCCGCCGGCTGGGAGGTCGACCGCGCCGATACGCGCCTCGGCACCCCGCCGCACGCGCTTATCGTCGCAGCGGCAACCGATTTCCCGGACTCATATCACTGGGTCAATGAGGAAATGAACCACACCCACTCGGCGGTCAACGGCGACACCAACCCACGCGTCCGCTGCGACATGATGTTCTTTGAGACGCCCAATGGCGGTGCCGTCTTCTCGACGGGCTCCATCTCCTATGGCGGCTCGCTGGCGCATAGCGACTACAAGAACAATGTCAGCCGCTTGACCGAGAACGTCGTGAAACGCTTCGTCGATCCGACGCCGTTTTAA